The genomic DNA TAGTTTATATATACAAAGCTAATATATATTAAATTTAACTAATATTAAATAATAAAAAGATAAAGTGTATTATTTTAACTGTGTATGGCTTAAAACGGTGTCATTATGTATACTTTTTATAATACCATCAGCTAATCCTATTTTTGGTACATATATATCTTTTGCTCCACACCACTTCATTGCAGATAGATAGATACGTGTCGCGGGAATAATAACATCTGCTCTATCTTGATTTAAACCTAATTGCGTGATGCGTTCTTCATAAGAATGAGTTTGAAGCATATTGTAGTACGACGTCAAATAAAAGTAAGTTAACGGTTTGCCCATTGCTTTACCAGATACTTTAAATATCTTATTTATATTACCTCCAGAGCCTATAACATCAATTTTATCGTATTTTTTTGTGTGCGTTTTTATCCATAGTTCTAAATCCTGCCAAGTTTCTTTTTTTACAATATCATTTAACAAACGTACTGTTCCTATTTTAAAAGATTTTGATATAATTTTTTCACCACGATAAATTACACTAAACTCTGTACTACCACCACCAACATCTACATATAAATACGTTTTTGCTTTATCTATAAATGTATGAAGATCTGTAGCTGCTATAATTGCCGCTTCTTCTTCTCCTTCAATAATGTCTATTGGTATACCTGTGCTTTTTAAAATTTTGTTAGCTACTACTTGTCCGTTTTTAGCTTCACGCATTGCAGATGTTGCACAGGCTTTAAATTTTTCAACTTTATGAGATTTCATTAATAGCCTAAAAGCCTGCATAGTGTCTAACATGCGCTCTGTGTTTTCTGGAGAAATTTCTTCGTTCAAAAAAACATCTGCTCCTAAGCGTATTGGTACTCTAACCAACGAACTTTTTTTAAAAGTTGCTGGCTTATCTTTTTCTTCAATTATGTTAGCTATAAGTAATCTCACGGCATTAGATCCAATATCTATTGCTGCGAATTTTTTTATTTTTAGCATTCGTTTAATTTATTTTTATAATAGTCGTAGGTTGCGAATTGGGCTCTTACTTTTTCTTTGTCGTTGCGCTTATATATATTTTTTTGTTTAGCATCTATTATTCTTGCTTTAACATTATCATTCCAACAAATATTAAAAGTATCTATTAATTCTTCTTTTATACTAGCATCGTAAATTGGGCAACTTACTTCTACTCTATTATCAATATTCCTAGTCATCCAGTCTGCCGAAGAGATGTATACTTTTTCATCGTTATTATTACAAAATACATAAAGCCTAGTATGTTCTAAAAACTTATCTATTATACT from Lacinutrix sp. 5H-3-7-4 includes the following:
- a CDS encoding Ppx/GppA phosphatase family protein; amino-acid sequence: MLKIKKFAAIDIGSNAVRLLIANIIEEKDKPATFKKSSLVRVPIRLGADVFLNEEISPENTERMLDTMQAFRLLMKSHKVEKFKACATSAMREAKNGQVVANKILKSTGIPIDIIEGEEEAAIIAATDLHTFIDKAKTYLYVDVGGGSTEFSVIYRGEKIISKSFKIGTVRLLNDIVKKETWQDLELWIKTHTKKYDKIDVIGSGGNINKIFKVSGKAMGKPLTYFYLTSYYNMLQTHSYEERITQLGLNQDRADVIIPATRIYLSAMKWCGAKDIYVPKIGLADGIIKSIHNDTVLSHTQLK